The Klebsiella quasivariicola region CGCTGAACCGCGCTTATCAGGTTTACGGCGTGCCGCCGGAAATCATCGTCGGTATTATCGGCGTGGAGACTCGCTGGGGCCGGGTGATGGGCAAAACCCGCATCCTTGATGCGCTGGCGACCCTGTCGTTTAGCTACCCGCGCCGCGCTGAATACTTCTCGTCGGAGCTGGAAACCTTCCTGTTAATGGCGCGCAGTGAAAGCGACGACCCGCTGGATCTGAAAGGCTCTTTCGCCGGGGCGATGGGTTACGGCCAGTTTATGCCGTCGTCCTATAAGCAGTATGCGGTCGATTTTAACGGCGACGGACATATCAACCTGTGGGACCCGGTGGATGCTATCGGCAGCGTGGCTAATTACTTCAAACAGCATGGCTGGGTGAGCGGCGATCTGGTGGCGGTGCAGGCGCTGGGCCAGGCGCCGGGGCTGGAGAATGGTTTCAAGACCAAATACAGCGTTTCACAGCTGGCGGCGGCGGGGCTGACCCCAACCCAGCCGCTGGGCAACCATCAGCAGGCCAGCCTGCTGCGGCTGGATATCGGCACCGGCTATCAGTACTGGTACGGGTTGCCTAACTTCTACACCATCACCCGTTACAACCACAGCACCCACTATGCAATGGCCGTCTGGCAGCTGGGGCTGGCGGTGTCGCAGGCCCGCGGCGGGTATTGATCCTTTTATCCGGCCGACATATTTCAAACCTCTTTTTGTCGGGTAGCGGCTAACGCCTTACCCGATCTACGGTTTGTGCGGCCTGCCTTTAATTTATTCACCATGCTGGCTGAAACTGCCGGTATTGGCGATCTCAAAACCCCCGGTGGCGCTGGGCTTACCGGGGCTACAGCGCTGTGCGATTTGGTAGCCCGATGTGATGGACACCTCCCACCTTACGGCATCAAAGTGCCAGACTGAGGTG contains the following coding sequences:
- the mltB gene encoding lytic murein transglycosylase B, with product MLKRRYLALLPLCVLLAACSSKPKTPAETEMASGTGGFLLEPQHNVMQMGGDFANNPAAAQFIDKMVAKHGFDRQQLQEILSQAKRLDYVLRLMDRQAPTGLPPTGPTGAWLRYKKQFITPDNVQNGVVFWNQYQDALNRAYQVYGVPPEIIVGIIGVETRWGRVMGKTRILDALATLSFSYPRRAEYFSSELETFLLMARSESDDPLDLKGSFAGAMGYGQFMPSSYKQYAVDFNGDGHINLWDPVDAIGSVANYFKQHGWVSGDLVAVQALGQAPGLENGFKTKYSVSQLAAAGLTPTQPLGNHQQASLLRLDIGTGYQYWYGLPNFYTITRYNHSTHYAMAVWQLGLAVSQARGGY